From one Aquila chrysaetos chrysaetos chromosome 7, bAquChr1.4, whole genome shotgun sequence genomic stretch:
- the LOC115343985 gene encoding antigen WC1.1-like — translation MATKGHLSTPVLWLLLLSVQVSLGDDELRLANGTRPCSGRVEVKHLEQWGTVCDGDWTIKDAEVVCKQLRCGFALQALNRAPFGEGSGPTWLYRLDCRGDESALWNCSHAGWGVFTCPHYFDIGVVCSGFSRLRLTGGDTACSGHLKVQQEETWATVCFSHIDFKTASVICNELECGQPVDILRGTHFGDRHELIWQEEFHCVGNETRLAQCPRMLHHNKTCSYDATVVCSGYGGYRLANGSTRCSGRVELLHGGTWGTLCDYLWDLPAADTLCQQLDCGIALMIPDGQSFGKGNGSVWNGTFSCKKNGSRLRDCLVSVLGHDECPAGKDARVVCSGCPGVRLVNGTTCSGRVEVRHGDTWGRLCRSRWNLQAASVLCHQLNCGYAKSIQTGDHFVDGDGPVWRDAFHCEGTESCLWDCAQVTLGNPACSAREAATVICSGLAEPLRLSGGESRCDGRVEISLHGMWRRVLDDDWNIKDAHVVCRQLQCGTAEKAYYLPRSERGMGPVGLRSVQCAGNETQLMLCNTSCSQTVPTGVAEDIGVFCSGSRQIRLVNGTNRCAGRVELYHDGIWGTVCDDNWDLSDANVVCKQLGCGHAIKEFVSAHYGEGSGHIWLDDVNCTGAESDLWACPSRAWGQHNCQHKEDAGVLCSEFLSLRLVNGNGCAGRLEVFYNGTWGSICSNRMSQLTAITVCKHLNCGGDGEIAGDFKYGRGSGPMWLDHIECTKQHSSLWQCQSDPWNPQSCDNRAEETHISCTGRKQATSPATFAECPNSTSCSDREKLRVIGGEDGCSGRVEIWHQGSWGTVCDDSWDVADANVVCRQLGCGSAVSALSEAAFGEGTGPIWLEKVHCKGTELSLWDCPAKPLFGKNCDHKEDAAVNCSGMTETTASPTRADLPRRPATESMRISTPVIFCIILGALLCLVLAILARQIRSARAQQRGSRLSYDPFSEAVYEEIDYNVMREKQGMTGLSDSYSESSKPKAQFYSGDSDEENDPGATQEVSPLPGNALEDGYDDVTEVPGPKDASLSGQNEQEIIGIPQEHDRNKDARTDWSPNVSGSRTSEAARHSSPALEDTGYDDIEELGQ, via the exons ATGGCAACAAAAGGACATCTTTCTACCCCAGTGTTGtggctgcttctcctctccGTTCAGGTCTCCCTGG GTGATGACGAATTGAGGCTGGCAAATGGAACTAGACCCTGCTCTGGGAGAGTGGAAGTAAAACATCTGGAGCAGTGGGGAACTGTGTGTGATGGTGACTGGACCATAAAAGATGCTGAGGTTGTTTGTAAGCAGCTACGATGCGGATTTGCTCTTCAGGCCCTTAATCGAGCTCCTTTTGGAGAAGGATCTGGACCAACGTGGTTGTATCGACTTGATTGCCGTGGTGATGAATCCGCTCTCTGGAATTGCTCACATGCAGGATGGGGTGTTTTTACCTGCCCTCATTACTTTGATATTGGAGTGGTCTGCTCAG gtttctcTAGGCTGCGTCTGACTGGAGGGGACACTGCCTGCTCAGGACATCTGAAAGTACAGCAAGAAGAAACTTGGGCTACGGTCTGTTTTTCACACATTGATTTCAAAACTGCCTCTGTTATATGTAATGAGTTAGAATGTGGCCAGCCTGTGGATATCTTGAGAGGAACTCACTTTGGAGACAGACATGAACTGATCTGGCAAGAAGAGTTTCACTGTGTAGGGAATGAGACTCGCCTTGCACAGTGTCCCAGGATGCTGCACCATAATAAGACATGCTCTTATGATGCCACTGTTGTATGTTCAG GCTATGGTGGGTACAGGCTGGCAAATGGCAGCACCAGGTGTTCAGGGAGAGTAGAGCTTCTTCATGGAGGCACGTGGGGAACCCTGTGTGACTACCTGTGGGATTTACCAGCTGCCGAcaccctctgccagcagctggacTGTGGAATTGCCCTAATGATACCAGATGGACAGTCCTTCGGGAAAGGAAATGGATCTGTCTGGAACGGCACATTCAGCTGCAAGAAGAATGGCTCACGCCTGAGAGACTGCCTTGTGAGTGTGCTAGGTCATGATGAATGCCCTGCTGGAAAAGATGCTCGTGTGGTGTGTTCAG GGTGCCCAGGTGTCAGGTTGGTGAACGGCACCACATGCTCTGGCAGAGTGGAGGTCCGCCATGGAGACACGTGGGGAAGACTCTGCCGCTCTCGCTGGAATTTGCAAGCTGCCAGCGTTCTCTGTCATCAGCTGAACTGTGGCTATGCAAAGTCAATCCAGACAGGAGACCACTTCGTGGATGGGGATGGGCCCGTATGGAGAGATGCTTTTCACTGTGAAGGGACAGAGTCCTGCCTATGGGATTGTGCTCAAGTGACTTTGGGCAATCCAGCCTGTTCAGCCAGAGAAGCAGCCACTGTTATTTGCTCAG GTCTTGCTGAACCACTCAGACTCTCAGGTGGTGAAAGCCGCTGTGATGGGCGAGTTGAGATCTCACTCCATGGCATGTGGAGGAGAGTCCTGGATGATGACTGGAACATTAAGGATGCTCATGTGGTATGCAGACAGCTCCAGTGTGGAACTGCTGAGAAAGCCTATTACCTTCCAAGGTCTGAGCGAGGCATGGGTCCTGTTGGCTTAAGAAGTGTCCAGTGTGCTGGAAATGAGACTCAGCTGATGCTCTGTAACACCTCCTGTTCTCAGACAGTGCCAACAGGAGTTGCTGAAGACATTGGTGTGTTTTGCTCAG GTAGCAGACAGATCAGGCTGGTGAATGGAACAAACCGCTGTGCTGGGAGAGTAGAGCTTTATCATGATGGCATCTGGGGCACCGTCTGTGATGATAACTGGGATCTATCAGATGCTAATGTTGTTTGCAAACAGCTGGGATGTGGACACGCCATCAAGGAATTTGTCTCTGCTCATTATGGTGAAGGCTCAGGACATATCTGGCTGGATGATGTGAACTGCACTGGGGCTGAATCTGATCTCTGGGCATGTCCCTCTAGGGCATGGGGCCAGCACAACTGCCAACACAAAGAGGATGCAGGAGTCCTGTGCTCAG AGTTCCTGTCTCTGAGGCTCGTGAATGGCAATGGCTGTGCTGGGCGGCTAGAAGTTTTCTACAATGGGACATGGGGGAGCATTTGCTCCAATCGTATGTCTCAACTCACTGCAATAACTGTATGCAAACACCTGAACTGCGGAGGCGATGGGGAAATCGCAGGAGACTTCAAATATGGCAGAGGTTCTGGGCCCATGTGGCTGGACCACATTGAGTGTACTAAGCAACATAGCTCTCTCTGGCAATGTCAGTCAGACCCCTGGAATCCTCAGTCGTGTGATAACCGAGCAGAAGAGACCCATATTTCTTGCACTG gaagaaaacaggcaaCGTCTCCAGCCACATTTGCTGAGTGTCCAAACTCTACGAGTTGTTCAG acagGGAGAAGTTACGAGTCATAGGAGGAGAGGACGGATGCTCAGGCAGAGTAGAGATTTGGCACCAAGGTTCTTGGGGAACAGTCTGTGATGATTCCTGGGACGTGGCAGATGCTAATGTTGTATGCAGGCAGCTGGGTTGTGGATCTGCTGTGTCTGCTCTGAGTGAAGCTGCCTTTGGGGAAGGGACTGGTCCCATCTGGTTGGAGAAGGTGCACTGTAAAGGAACAGAGCTGTCTCTTTGGGACTGTCCTGCCAAGCCCTTGTTCGGCAAAAACTGTGATCATAAGGAAGATGCTGCTGTGAATTGCTCCG GTATGACAGAAACAACAGCATCACCCACTAGAGCAG ATCTTCCCCGCCGCCCTGCCACAGAGAGTATGAGAATTTCAACGCCTGTCATCTTCTGCATTATCCTGGGGGCCCTTCTCTGCCTGGTCCTTGCCATTCTTGCCAGACAGATCCGAAGTGCCAGGGCACAACAGAGAG GCTCCAGACTGTCCTATGACCCCTTCTCTGAGGCTGTCTATGAAGAGATCGACTATAACGTGATGAGAGAAAAGCAGGGCATGACTGGCCTCTCAG ATTCTTATTCAGAGAGTTCAAAACCAAAGGCACAGTTTTACAGTGGGGACAGTGATGAAGAAAATGATCCTGGAGCAACTCAAG AGGTCTCTCCACTGCCTGGAAATGCCCTGGAAGATGGTTATGATGATGTGACAGAAGTTCCTGGACCTAAAGATGCTTCTCTTTCTGGGCAGAATGAACAGGAAATCATTGGGATCCCTCAAGAACATGACAGAAACAAGGATGCACGGACAG